From the genome of Blautia pseudococcoides, one region includes:
- a CDS encoding TIM barrel protein, with product MSLRKCACIDTLYTELPWEERFLAAKKDGFDAVEFWDWRIRNLEDTRKAAKAAGIAISGFNGDADYSLVDPKHREKYVEYLKESVKAAKTVGAASVTIHSNALGDGGIVVNHYDDLSHTVKLCSMYRTLLDCVEVAEKEGIYLNLEALNITTDHVGNFLETTQMGAEICRLIGSPRLKLLYDVYHMQINEGCICDTVSRYIDQFGHIHVADAPGRHEPGTGEINYKKVLRHLEACGYTGYVGYELFPLDDTAAAVKAIMEEC from the coding sequence ATGAGTCTGAGAAAATGCGCCTGTATTGACACCTTGTATACAGAACTGCCCTGGGAGGAAAGATTCCTGGCAGCAAAGAAAGATGGTTTTGACGCTGTGGAATTTTGGGACTGGAGGATCCGGAATCTGGAGGATACCAGAAAAGCAGCGAAAGCAGCGGGGATTGCCATCAGCGGATTTAACGGGGATGCGGATTATTCCCTGGTTGATCCAAAACACAGGGAAAAGTATGTGGAATACCTGAAGGAATCTGTAAAGGCGGCAAAGACTGTAGGGGCAGCCAGTGTGACGATCCATTCCAATGCCCTGGGCGATGGGGGGATTGTGGTAAATCACTATGATGATCTTTCTCATACAGTAAAGCTCTGCTCCATGTACCGCACACTTCTGGACTGTGTGGAAGTGGCGGAAAAAGAAGGAATCTATCTGAATCTGGAGGCTCTGAATATTACCACTGACCATGTGGGGAATTTTTTGGAAACGACGCAGATGGGGGCAGAAATCTGCCGTCTGATTGGGTCGCCCAGGCTGAAACTGCTATATGACGTGTATCATATGCAGATTAATGAAGGCTGTATCTGTGATACTGTTTCCAGGTATATAGACCAGTTTGGGCACATCCATGTGGCGGATGCCCCGGGGCGCCATGAACCGGGCACAGGTGAAATTAATTATAAAAAAGTTCTGCGCCATCTGGAGGCGTGCGGTTACACGGGGTATGTGGGGTATGAACTGTTTCCGCTGGATGATACAGCGGCGGCTGTGAAGGCTATTATGGAAGAATGCTGA
- a CDS encoding carbohydrate ABC transporter permease: MNRKVKFDYARWIFVLPALLVVGILLIYPIFSSLYYSMTTKHLIKATYDFKGLENYKAVLSDSNFYKAFFTSILWTLGSLLGQLFIGFTAALAINRVKIGKGVYRTLMIIPWAFPSIVIALSWKWILNGVSGFLPNILVQVGICSELPQFLSDSSLVFLTLILINVWFGAPMIMVNVLSALQTIPQDQYEAAQIDGASKFRQFWHITVPHIKIVVGLLVVLRTIWVFNNFDIIYLLTGGGPANATTTVPIYAYNMGWGTKLLGRSSAVTMLLLAFLLLVCVIYFTIIGKWEKEDK; encoded by the coding sequence GTGAATAGAAAAGTAAAATTTGATTATGCCCGCTGGATTTTCGTACTTCCTGCATTGCTGGTTGTGGGGATACTGCTCATATATCCTATTTTTTCCAGTTTATATTACAGTATGACTACCAAGCATCTGATTAAAGCTACATATGATTTTAAAGGATTAGAAAATTATAAAGCGGTTTTATCGGACTCTAATTTTTATAAGGCATTTTTTACATCCATACTCTGGACCTTGGGTTCCCTTCTGGGCCAGTTGTTTATAGGATTTACGGCGGCATTGGCGATCAACCGGGTAAAGATCGGAAAAGGTGTTTACAGAACCCTGATGATCATTCCCTGGGCGTTTCCGTCTATTGTGATCGCACTTTCCTGGAAGTGGATACTGAACGGTGTTTCAGGGTTCCTTCCCAATATTCTTGTCCAGGTGGGCATCTGCAGTGAACTCCCGCAGTTTTTAAGTGACAGCAGCCTGGTGTTTTTGACATTGATCCTGATCAATGTCTGGTTTGGTGCACCTATGATCATGGTAAATGTGCTGTCCGCACTGCAGACGATCCCTCAGGACCAGTATGAGGCGGCTCAGATTGACGGAGCTTCCAAATTCCGGCAGTTCTGGCATATTACAGTGCCCCATATTAAGATCGTGGTCGGCCTGCTGGTGGTTCTTCGTACCATCTGGGTATTCAACAACTTTGATATCATCTATCTTCTCACAGGAGGAGGCCCGGCAAATGCCACCACCACAGTACCTATTTATGCCTACAATATGGGCTGGGGAACGAAACTTCTGGGCAGGTCATCGGCAGTTACCATGCTCCTGCTGGCCTTCCTGCTGCTGGTTTGTGTGATCTACTTTACAATTATCGGAAAATGGGAAAAGGAGGACAAGTGA
- a CDS encoding LacI family DNA-binding transcriptional regulator codes for MINKKPTIQMVADKAGVSRGTVDRVLNNRSHVSPDVYDRVMAAIQETGYLTPRSTYQKTLFGQGFPPIKLGVLLPNWTGHFRWEIMRGIEAAQAELTDFHVKILVEECETDIPEESIEKLDTLLKEGIQGAAVCTMNDPAIEQKIQSLTENDIPVITFNSDLPGTDRLCFIGQDYNKSGRIAAELISKCIPASGKILAAAGNLEFDGHRARLDGFRTRMAEIGFPHDRIQVIETYNNYQLTYKKVLTALQQDNTIKAIYMANRSVAGCTKAVETAQKKGELRIICHDMSEHTKSLLTDGTIDFSISQDLHRQGYLPLIYLRDYLHKQKLPPTQDTAANISILCSQNL; via the coding sequence ATGATAAATAAAAAACCAACCATACAGATGGTTGCCGACAAAGCAGGTGTATCCCGGGGAACGGTTGACCGTGTTCTCAACAACCGTTCCCACGTAAGTCCTGATGTATACGACAGAGTCATGGCGGCCATTCAGGAGACAGGCTACCTCACACCCCGAAGCACTTATCAAAAAACCCTGTTCGGCCAGGGTTTCCCGCCGATCAAACTGGGTGTGCTTTTACCCAACTGGACCGGTCATTTCCGCTGGGAAATCATGCGCGGCATAGAAGCTGCCCAGGCAGAACTTACAGACTTCCATGTAAAAATCCTGGTAGAAGAATGTGAAACCGACATACCGGAGGAAAGCATTGAAAAACTGGACACTCTGCTAAAAGAAGGCATTCAGGGCGCTGCGGTCTGCACCATGAACGATCCCGCCATTGAACAAAAGATCCAATCCCTCACCGAAAATGACATTCCGGTCATCACCTTCAACAGCGACCTCCCCGGCACAGACCGGCTCTGCTTCATCGGGCAGGACTACAACAAAAGCGGCCGGATCGCCGCCGAACTCATCAGCAAATGCATCCCTGCCTCCGGCAAGATCCTGGCGGCTGCTGGCAATTTAGAGTTTGACGGTCACCGGGCGCGGCTGGACGGTTTCCGAACCCGCATGGCTGAGATTGGTTTCCCCCACGACCGTATCCAGGTCATAGAAACCTACAACAACTACCAGCTCACCTACAAAAAAGTCCTCACCGCCCTCCAGCAGGACAACACAATAAAAGCCATCTACATGGCCAACCGAAGCGTAGCCGGCTGTACCAAAGCCGTGGAAACCGCACAGAAAAAAGGAGAGCTCCGTATCATCTGCCATGACATGTCAGAACACACGAAATCTCTCCTCACTGATGGAACCATAGACTTCTCCATCTCCCAGGACCTCCACCGCCAGGGCTACCTCCCCCTGATATACCTAAGAGACTACCTCCACAAACAAAAACTCCCTCCCACCCAGGACACCGCCGCCAACATCTCCATCCTCTGCTCCCAAAACCTCTAA
- a CDS encoding MATE family efflux transporter, producing MSEGQNFTKGKILMPLVKFALPVLAAIFLQTMYGAVDMLVVGQFAQAADVSAVSTGSWLMQLITAFVVGIAMGTTILLGRKIGEGRAEEGGKIIGASIMLFIVIGVVITVIMEVFAVPIARIMQTPPEAFEATVSYVRICSAGAVFIVAYNVIGSIFRGLGDSKMPLVTVAIACVFNIAGDLLLVGVFGLAAAGAAIATVLAQVLSVVISLLIIRRRQFPFVFHKKDIVFDKKRMGEVFRLGFPIAFQDVLVGISFLAITAIVNSLGGIPSAGVGVAEKLCGFIMLVPSAFNQSMAAFVSQNMGAGETKRAKKALLCGIGMSLAVGVLMAYGAYFHGDILSGIFARDGEVIAASAEYLKAYAIDCLLVSVMFCMIGYFNGCGKTLFVMVQGIVGAFGVRIPVSFLMSRMVPVSLFGVGLATPCSSAVQIVLCVGYFFWGYRRGDHGRHYR from the coding sequence ATGAGTGAAGGACAGAATTTTACAAAAGGAAAAATCCTGATGCCCCTGGTTAAATTTGCTTTGCCGGTACTTGCAGCTATATTTTTGCAGACCATGTACGGGGCAGTGGATATGCTGGTCGTGGGGCAGTTTGCGCAGGCGGCAGATGTATCGGCAGTCTCCACAGGAAGCTGGCTGATGCAGCTTATCACGGCTTTTGTGGTGGGGATCGCCATGGGTACCACCATTCTTCTGGGAAGAAAAATCGGTGAGGGGAGAGCAGAGGAAGGGGGAAAGATCATTGGTGCCAGTATCATGCTTTTTATTGTCATCGGTGTGGTGATAACTGTTATTATGGAAGTATTTGCCGTGCCTATTGCCAGGATCATGCAGACCCCCCCTGAGGCATTTGAAGCCACAGTTTCTTATGTGAGGATCTGTTCCGCGGGGGCTGTTTTTATTGTGGCGTATAATGTGATCGGCAGTATTTTCAGGGGGCTTGGGGATTCCAAGATGCCGCTTGTTACAGTGGCGATCGCCTGTGTGTTTAATATTGCGGGGGATTTGCTGCTGGTGGGAGTCTTTGGGCTTGCCGCCGCGGGGGCGGCTATTGCTACTGTGCTTGCGCAGGTGCTGAGTGTGGTGATCTCCCTGCTGATCATTAGGAGGAGGCAGTTTCCCTTTGTTTTTCATAAAAAGGATATTGTCTTTGACAAAAAGCGAATGGGGGAAGTGTTCCGGCTGGGATTTCCGATCGCGTTTCAGGATGTTCTGGTGGGGATTTCATTTTTGGCGATCACGGCGATTGTCAATTCCCTTGGGGGGATCCCGTCTGCCGGAGTGGGTGTGGCGGAAAAGCTGTGTGGGTTTATTATGCTGGTGCCCTCAGCGTTTAATCAATCTATGGCGGCATTTGTATCCCAGAATATGGGGGCCGGAGAGACAAAGAGAGCCAAGAAGGCGCTGCTGTGTGGAATTGGGATGTCTTTGGCGGTGGGAGTTTTGATGGCTTATGGGGCATATTTCCATGGGGATATTTTGTCTGGTATTTTTGCCAGGGACGGGGAGGTTATCGCGGCTTCAGCGGAGTATCTGAAGGCGTATGCCATTGACTGTCTGCTGGTTTCGGTGATGTTTTGTATGATTGGGTATTTTAATGGGTGCGGAAAGACTTTGTTTGTGATGGTACAGGGAATCGTGGGCGCTTTTGGGGTGAGGATTCCGGTGTCGTTTCTTATGAGCCGGATGGTGCCGGTTTCACTGTTTGGGGTGGGGCTGGCGACGCCTTGTTCTTCGGCGGTGCAGATTGTTTTGTGTGTGGGGTATTTCTTTTGGGGGTATAGGAGGGGGGATCACGGACGTCACTATAGATAG
- the iolG gene encoding inositol 2-dehydrogenase, whose translation MKAGIIGAGRIGKVHAKNISMFVPEVEIKTVADPFMNGETEKYLRKCGVQNVTKNAEDILQDEEIEAVLICSSTDTHSRYIMEAAKAGKHIFCEKPIDYDLGKVREAIRTAEDAGVKLQIGFCRRFDHNHRGVYHMVQDGRIGKVQMIKISSRDPEPPAIEYVKVSGGIFYDMMIHDFDMARFLAGGAEVTEVVAAGSVLIDPAIGEAGDVDTAVVMLKFDNGIIATIDNSRKAVYGYDQRVEVFGSQGCVRNENDVPNTVVLSDAVSTTCENTYKVMWDRYTGAFVSEIQAFVEAVEKDKETPVTGMDGLYPVLMAAAATKSLKEGRPVKIEEVE comes from the coding sequence ATGAAAGCAGGAATTATTGGAGCAGGCAGAATCGGAAAGGTACATGCGAAGAATATTTCTATGTTTGTACCGGAGGTGGAGATCAAGACCGTGGCAGACCCTTTTATGAACGGGGAGACAGAGAAGTATCTGAGAAAATGCGGGGTACAGAATGTGACAAAGAATGCGGAGGATATTCTGCAGGATGAGGAGATTGAAGCGGTATTGATCTGTTCCTCCACAGATACCCATTCCAGGTATATTATGGAGGCGGCAAAGGCAGGAAAGCATATTTTTTGTGAAAAACCAATAGATTATGACCTGGGAAAAGTCAGGGAAGCGATCCGGACGGCTGAGGACGCCGGGGTGAAGCTGCAGATTGGATTCTGCCGCAGATTTGACCATAATCACAGAGGGGTCTACCATATGGTACAGGATGGAAGGATCGGGAAAGTACAGATGATCAAAATCAGCTCCAGGGACCCGGAGCCGCCAGCCATTGAATATGTGAAAGTGTCCGGCGGAATTTTTTATGATATGATGATCCACGATTTCGATATGGCCCGTTTTCTGGCTGGGGGCGCTGAGGTGACGGAGGTTGTGGCGGCAGGCTCTGTGCTGATTGACCCGGCTATCGGGGAAGCGGGTGATGTGGATACGGCTGTCGTAATGCTGAAGTTTGACAATGGAATTATTGCGACTATAGACAACAGCAGAAAAGCTGTCTATGGCTATGACCAGAGGGTGGAAGTGTTTGGCTCCCAGGGATGTGTGCGGAATGAAAATGATGTGCCCAATACCGTGGTGCTTTCAGATGCCGTAAGTACCACCTGTGAGAATACATATAAGGTCATGTGGGACCGTTACACAGGTGCGTTTGTATCAGAGATCCAGGCATTTGTGGAGGCCGTGGAGAAGGATAAGGAGACACCTGTTACCGGAATGGACGGGCTGTATCCTGTTCTGATGGCAGCCGCAGCCACAAAATCCCTGAAAGAGGGAAGACCTGTAAAAATTGAGGAGGTAGAGTGA
- a CDS encoding sialidase family protein: protein MYKFKKRIVVFAVASAVCAASFNVYAAVDSRNLSETEIETEQEQENTALQEAETEQEQENTDLQEAETAEEQENTDLQEAETEQEAGNTELVETAMGTPVLEADNIEIQEGQGYSLDEEQGAESVKALTQGTIVISYKSTSQNAIQTLFSVGNSTAGNQNRHFHIYVTSSGGVGMELRNTDGVFKYTLDRPAAVRGLYKGERVFNTVAFKADSENKQYKLFANGELLAVLDEDDFKFISDITGVDNVTLGGTMRQGSVAYPFGGTIGNMKIYSDVLSDEELIGTTGETAYAENIFYAGDATQSNYFRIPSLLTLDSGTVLAAADARYGGTHDSKSKINIAFAKSTDGGNTWGEPILPLKFEDYVAKNIDWPRDSVGKNVQIQGSASYIDPVLLEDKETKRVFLFADLMPAGIGSSNASVGSGFKEIDGKKYLKLRWHEDGAGAYNYSVRENGVIYNDTTGEPTEYTVDGEYDLYQNGNNLTCRQYDYNFEGSTLLETQTDVDVNMNIFYKDSVFKAFPTNYLAMRYSDDEGETWSDLNIVSTFKPEESKFLVVGPGVGKQITTGEYAGRLLVPLYSKSSAELGFMYSDDHGDNWTYVEADDRTGGATAEAQIVEMPDGSLKTYLRTGSGYIAEVTSVDGGETWSDRVPLTGISTTSYGTQLSVINYSEPVDGKPAIILSSPNATEGRKNGKIWVGLIHDTGETGVNKYSVEWKYCYAIDDPQMGYSYSCLTELPSGEIGLLYEKYDSWSRNELHLKNILKYERFTIDELIGQ from the coding sequence ATGTATAAATTCAAGAAAAGAATCGTTGTATTTGCAGTCGCATCGGCAGTTTGTGCTGCTTCCTTCAATGTTTATGCAGCAGTGGACAGTCGGAATTTATCAGAAACAGAAATAGAGACAGAGCAGGAACAGGAAAATACTGCCCTTCAAGAAGCAGAGACAGAGCAGGAACAGGAAAATACTGACCTGCAAGAAGCAGAGACAGCGGAGGAACAGGAAAATACTGACCTGCAAGAAGCAGAGACAGAGCAGGAAGCCGGGAACACAGAGCTTGTGGAAACGGCAATGGGAACGCCTGTTTTAGAAGCGGATAATATAGAGATCCAGGAAGGACAGGGATATAGTCTGGATGAAGAGCAGGGAGCTGAATCTGTAAAAGCGTTAACCCAGGGTACTATTGTTATTTCTTATAAATCCACAAGCCAAAATGCCATTCAGACTTTGTTCAGTGTGGGAAACAGCACGGCAGGGAACCAGAACAGACATTTCCATATCTATGTGACAAGTTCAGGTGGTGTGGGTATGGAGCTGAGAAATACGGATGGGGTGTTTAAATATACCCTTGACAGACCGGCGGCAGTCCGCGGCCTCTATAAAGGGGAAAGAGTGTTTAATACGGTTGCGTTCAAGGCGGATTCGGAAAATAAACAGTATAAGCTGTTCGCCAACGGAGAATTGCTGGCGGTATTGGACGAGGATGATTTTAAATTTATCAGTGATATTACCGGAGTGGATAACGTCACTTTGGGAGGAACCATGCGTCAGGGCAGTGTGGCTTATCCTTTTGGAGGGACTATAGGAAACATGAAAATATACAGTGATGTTCTCTCTGATGAGGAATTGATCGGGACAACAGGAGAGACGGCTTACGCAGAAAATATTTTCTACGCGGGGGACGCTACACAATCCAATTATTTTAGGATACCCTCCCTGCTGACTTTGGATTCCGGGACTGTTTTGGCTGCAGCAGACGCCAGATATGGAGGAACCCATGATTCCAAAAGTAAAATTAATATTGCGTTTGCCAAGAGCACAGACGGGGGAAATACATGGGGAGAGCCTATACTGCCGTTAAAATTTGAGGATTACGTGGCAAAAAATATAGACTGGCCAAGGGACTCTGTAGGTAAGAATGTACAGATCCAGGGAAGCGCTTCTTATATTGACCCTGTATTGCTGGAGGATAAGGAAACGAAAAGAGTATTTCTTTTTGCGGATCTGATGCCCGCAGGAATTGGCAGCTCCAATGCCTCTGTAGGGTCTGGTTTTAAAGAGATAGACGGCAAAAAATATCTGAAACTCAGATGGCATGAAGATGGAGCGGGTGCTTACAATTATTCTGTCCGTGAAAACGGTGTTATTTATAACGATACCACAGGTGAGCCAACCGAATATACGGTAGACGGGGAATATGATCTTTACCAGAACGGAAATAATCTGACCTGCAGACAGTATGATTATAATTTTGAAGGTTCGACTCTTTTGGAGACACAGACGGATGTAGATGTAAATATGAACATATTTTATAAAGATTCTGTTTTTAAGGCGTTTCCAACAAATTATCTTGCCATGAGATATTCGGATGATGAGGGAGAGACATGGTCTGACCTGAATATTGTCAGTACCTTTAAGCCTGAGGAGTCTAAATTTTTAGTGGTGGGTCCCGGCGTCGGCAAGCAGATAACAACAGGTGAATACGCGGGAAGGCTGCTGGTTCCCCTGTACTCCAAATCTTCGGCAGAACTTGGCTTTATGTACAGTGATGACCATGGGGATAACTGGACTTATGTGGAAGCGGATGACCGGACAGGCGGCGCCACAGCGGAAGCACAGATCGTTGAGATGCCGGACGGCTCCTTGAAAACATATCTGCGCACAGGCTCCGGTTATATCGCGGAAGTCACAAGCGTTGACGGAGGAGAGACTTGGAGCGACAGAGTTCCATTGACAGGAATCAGTACAACTTCTTACGGCACACAGTTGTCCGTTATCAATTACTCTGAACCTGTTGACGGAAAACCGGCCATAATCCTGTCTTCACCAAACGCCACAGAGGGCCGGAAGAACGGTAAGATCTGGGTTGGACTGATACATGATACGGGGGAAACCGGGGTCAATAAATATTCTGTGGAATGGAAGTATTGCTATGCTATTGACGATCCGCAGATGGGATATTCCTATTCCTGTCTGACAGAGCTGCCAAGCGGCGAGATTGGCCTGCTGTATGAAAAATATGATTCATGGTCAAGAAATGAACTGCATTTAAAGAACATACTGAAATATGAGAGATTCACAATAGATGAATTGATCGGGCAGTAA
- a CDS encoding MFS transporter, which produces MKKNITFGTRVAYGCGDTACNIVYGMISTLLTLFYTDYVGISPVTIGIVMLVSRVFDGSSDLIMGFLVDRTKSRWGKSRPWILWMTVPYAIAAILMFTVPHTTDFLKGIYIFVTYNLTTTVIYTAINVPYGSLSTMMTRDSYQQDLLSIFRMILSPVGRIISVTFTMPLVKVFGNDQSAWIKTMCIWVVIAVVLLLFCFFRCEETVAAEAKKEEKRSVGVNIKALVTNKYFWCVLGLWSIQVIHMTIVGTDLPYYCKYIFGNDTWMYSTLYFLETVCMIGGAVACPFLIKRWGKRNVTLAGCLIAVGSQILVLVNPYNFQWLFFVTLIRSVGASQLSATIFGMLGDVVEYGYWKNGFRQESLVFGGASLGFKVGTGITSAIMTGLMTVSGYISSTGTQVMQPDSAVRTIGNIYKFGPIIVWGAAVVILLMYKLDKMYPQIERDLLEREMKKE; this is translated from the coding sequence ATGAAGAAGAATATAACCTTTGGGACAAGGGTAGCTTATGGATGCGGGGATACGGCCTGCAATATTGTGTACGGTATGATATCCACGCTGCTGACATTGTTTTACACAGATTATGTGGGGATTTCACCGGTGACTATCGGTATTGTCATGCTGGTGTCAAGAGTATTTGACGGCAGTTCTGATTTGATCATGGGATTTCTGGTGGACAGGACCAAATCCAGATGGGGGAAATCAAGACCCTGGATCCTGTGGATGACGGTTCCCTATGCCATAGCCGCGATCCTTATGTTTACAGTGCCCCACACCACGGATTTTTTGAAGGGGATATACATATTCGTCACCTATAATCTGACCACTACGGTTATTTATACAGCCATCAATGTGCCCTACGGTTCGCTGTCCACCATGATGACCAGGGATTCTTATCAGCAGGATCTGCTTTCTATTTTCCGCATGATCTTGTCACCGGTGGGGCGTATAATTTCCGTGACTTTTACCATGCCTCTTGTGAAAGTATTTGGAAATGACCAGTCCGCATGGATCAAGACCATGTGCATCTGGGTTGTTATCGCTGTAGTGCTGCTGTTGTTCTGCTTCTTCCGGTGCGAGGAGACAGTGGCGGCAGAGGCAAAAAAAGAGGAGAAGCGTTCCGTGGGGGTGAATATAAAGGCTCTTGTGACAAACAAGTATTTCTGGTGTGTGCTGGGGCTGTGGTCGATCCAGGTTATCCATATGACAATTGTGGGAACAGACCTGCCCTATTACTGTAAATATATTTTCGGAAATGATACGTGGATGTACAGCACCCTGTATTTCCTGGAAACCGTGTGCATGATCGGCGGCGCTGTAGCCTGCCCGTTTTTGATCAAAAGATGGGGGAAGAGGAATGTCACACTGGCGGGCTGTCTGATCGCGGTGGGCTCCCAGATACTGGTACTGGTCAATCCTTATAATTTTCAATGGCTGTTTTTCGTGACGCTTATCCGTTCCGTAGGGGCATCTCAGCTCTCAGCCACAATCTTTGGTATGCTGGGGGATGTGGTGGAATACGGCTATTGGAAAAATGGGTTTCGCCAGGAAAGCCTGGTGTTTGGCGGCGCAAGTCTGGGCTTCAAAGTGGGAACTGGTATCACAAGTGCCATCATGACAGGCCTTATGACCGTGAGTGGCTATATCAGCTCTACAGGCACACAGGTGATGCAGCCGGACTCTGCTGTAAGGACGATAGGAAATATTTATAAGTTTGGTCCCATTATTGTATGGGGGGCAGCGGTTGTGATCCTGCTGATGTACAAGCTGGATAAAATGTATCCGCAGATTGAACGTGACCTGCTGGAGCGGGAAATGAAAAAAGAATAG
- a CDS encoding Gfo/Idh/MocA family protein, producing the protein MKTIGYAIVGTGYFGAELGRIMKEQEGAKIVAVLDPENAQPVAEELGCDVETDLDTLYSRQDVDAVIVATPNYLHKEPVVKAAEHGVNVFCEKPIALSYKDCHEMVKACQQHGVTFMAGHVMNFFRGVRYAKKLINEGVIGKVLYCHSARNGWEEPQPTISWKKIREKSGGHLYHHIHELDCVQFLMGGMPETVTMTGGNVAHQGDEFGDEDDMLFVNMEFPDNRYAVLEWGSAFHWPEHYVLVQGTKGAIRIDMCDCGGTLKVDGKEEHFLVHESREEDDDRTRIYHGTEMDGAIMYGKPGKKPPMWLHSIMKNEMKYLNGIMHGATADDEFRPLLTGEAARAAIATADACTMSRYENRKVQLSEIIGE; encoded by the coding sequence ATGAAAACAATAGGATACGCAATTGTGGGAACCGGTTATTTCGGTGCAGAGCTGGGGCGTATTATGAAGGAACAGGAAGGCGCTAAAATCGTGGCGGTCCTTGACCCGGAAAATGCGCAGCCTGTGGCAGAAGAACTGGGATGTGACGTGGAAACAGATTTGGATACCCTGTACAGCCGCCAGGATGTGGACGCAGTGATCGTGGCAACGCCCAATTATCTGCATAAAGAGCCGGTCGTAAAAGCGGCGGAACACGGAGTAAATGTTTTCTGTGAGAAACCTATTGCACTGAGCTATAAAGACTGCCATGAGATGGTAAAAGCATGCCAGCAGCATGGGGTCACATTTATGGCAGGACATGTTATGAATTTCTTCCGGGGTGTGCGTTACGCGAAAAAACTGATCAATGAGGGCGTGATCGGAAAAGTTCTGTACTGCCATTCTGCCAGAAACGGCTGGGAAGAACCGCAGCCAACCATTTCCTGGAAGAAAATCAGGGAAAAATCAGGAGGGCATCTGTATCACCATATTCACGAGCTGGACTGTGTGCAGTTCCTGATGGGCGGGATGCCGGAAACGGTCACCATGACAGGGGGAAATGTTGCCCATCAAGGGGATGAATTTGGCGATGAGGACGACATGCTGTTTGTAAATATGGAGTTTCCTGACAACCGTTACGCAGTATTGGAATGGGGTTCAGCCTTCCACTGGCCGGAACATTATGTACTGGTCCAGGGTACAAAGGGGGCTATCCGTATTGATATGTGCGACTGCGGAGGGACCTTGAAAGTGGACGGAAAAGAGGAGCATTTCCTGGTGCATGAATCCCGGGAAGAGGATGATGACCGCACCAGGATATACCACGGAACCGAGATGGACGGGGCCATTATGTACGGAAAACCGGGTAAAAAGCCGCCTATGTGGCTGCACAGTATTATGAAAAATGAGATGAAATATTTAAATGGGATCATGCATGGAGCAACAGCCGATGATGAGTTCAGACCCCTGCTGACAGGTGAGGCAGCAAGAGCCGCCATCGCAACAGCGGACGCATGTACCATGTCCAGATATGAGAACCGTAAAGTGCAGTTAAGTGAAATAATAGGAGAATAA
- a CDS encoding carbohydrate ABC transporter permease: MTNRKEKIGNGLCHVYLILLSFIAFFPLVWVLLCSVKSSGELTANPTRFLPKEFTLENFVHVIKDLGFAGNISNSLIIAVSTTCIAIVISSMAAYGIVRFFPKLGSVMSKVLVATYMFPPILLAIPYSMVMAKLGFVNTRMGLVIVYLSFSVPYAVWMLVGFFKTVPLGIEEAARVDGANKVQTFVRIVLPLVMPGIVATAIYTFINAWNEFLYSLILINSTDKMTVSVALKSLQGSEILNWGDMMAASALVVVPSVIFFMFIQNKIAGGMTDGAVK; this comes from the coding sequence ATGACAAATCGAAAAGAAAAGATCGGCAATGGGCTTTGCCATGTATACCTGATCCTTTTGTCCTTTATTGCCTTTTTCCCCTTAGTGTGGGTTTTGCTGTGTTCCGTAAAATCCTCAGGAGAACTGACGGCAAATCCCACCCGCTTTCTGCCGAAAGAATTTACCCTTGAAAACTTTGTCCATGTGATCAAGGATTTGGGCTTCGCGGGAAATATCAGCAACAGTTTAATTATTGCGGTGTCCACCACTTGTATCGCCATTGTGATCTCATCCATGGCGGCCTATGGCATCGTGAGATTCTTTCCGAAGCTGGGCTCTGTTATGTCAAAGGTTCTGGTGGCAACGTATATGTTTCCGCCGATCCTGCTGGCGATCCCATACTCCATGGTTATGGCAAAGCTGGGATTTGTCAACACCAGAATGGGCCTTGTCATTGTGTATCTCTCCTTCAGTGTGCCGTATGCGGTGTGGATGCTGGTAGGCTTTTTCAAAACCGTGCCCCTGGGCATCGAGGAGGCGGCAAGAGTGGACGGGGCCAATAAGGTCCAGACTTTTGTGAGGATCGTACTTCCCCTGGTCATGCCGGGAATCGTGGCAACCGCCATCTATACTTTTATTAACGCATGGAATGAATTTTTGTATTCTTTGATTCTTATTAACAGCACAGATAAAATGACTGTGTCCGTAGCCCTGAAATCCCTTCAGGGTTCTGAGATCCTTAACTGGGGAGATATGATGGCAGCATCCGCCCTGGTGGTAGTTCCGTCTGTTATTTTCTTTATGTTCATCCAGAATAAGATTGCGGGCGGCATGACGGATGGAGCGGTAAAATAA